A genomic region of Desulfosarcina ovata subsp. ovata contains the following coding sequences:
- a CDS encoding tetratricopeptide repeat protein, whose translation MKAGYSNKSIKIKKWLRQSLWAYQDGDLKRSKGYCKKVFKLDASNADAFHLMGINYIKDGRFDDALSMVDNAIKSDVTFSDFHRTRARILTNLNRSEDALLSYRKAISINPEDDTSVYETGALYQQLKKFESAFSCYQKCLELNPKFSACYNNLGLIYKHQENYEKAISSLLSAVEIDPSLKQAYNNLGIIYKDVGEVQQAIKSFSTAIKLSPNYAEAFFNMGVLLDEIGRFEAAINCFNQVVRIDPGFNGIYNNFGIVFQKMGRTEDAVRCLNKAIELEPDNAYAFHNIGIIFFQNNKLQLAIDHTKQAIKLTNGEKQKYYYNLFEQLRAASCWDELVEIEKRINAITINQLDAEKIPDESPFLALTRSEDRQRNLRIASKWSASIRDKTKRFHRPFQFQTKSKNRIIIGFLSNRFRNAATGHLMAGMFKYFDKNSFETHCYSWGEDDNSYFRKTIENSVDRFIDITNLGFFDAAYLIHKNKVDILFDLKGFTRNNRMEICSLKPAPIQIAYMNFNGTSGSNYYDYLMADSIVIPESHLNDYSEKIIYMPNTFMVADNAIMTHLKKKTRRSEDLPEDKVILCSFNQAYKIEAELFDCWMTVLKEVPESILWMIEDSDLVVENLKHRAIKKGVDPNRIIFSRRMDKLDHLSRLQLADLALDTWTCNGHTSTVDALLAGVPVVTKMGNHFASRVSASILKAIGLDSMISTGKKEYQNIIIEKARDRNKLSSVKLLLGNFRTSQPLFDTKRFVRSLEYGLREIWAIYRSGDKAQNINISDMLSNK comes from the coding sequence ATGAAAGCAGGATATAGTAATAAAAGTATAAAGATAAAAAAATGGTTGAGACAATCGCTATGGGCATATCAGGATGGTGATCTCAAACGCTCCAAAGGGTATTGCAAAAAAGTATTTAAATTGGATGCAAGCAATGCTGATGCCTTTCATCTTATGGGCATTAACTATATCAAAGATGGAAGATTTGACGATGCATTATCAATGGTCGATAATGCAATAAAATCCGATGTTACTTTTTCAGATTTTCATCGAACAAGAGCACGAATATTAACAAACTTGAATCGTTCAGAGGATGCATTATTGTCTTATCGGAAAGCCATATCCATCAATCCTGAAGATGATACATCTGTTTATGAGACGGGTGCACTATATCAGCAATTGAAAAAATTTGAAAGTGCGTTTTCCTGTTATCAGAAATGTCTTGAATTGAATCCTAAATTTTCGGCGTGTTACAATAACCTTGGATTGATTTACAAACATCAGGAGAACTACGAAAAGGCGATTTCAAGTTTATTAAGTGCGGTTGAAATCGATCCATCTCTCAAGCAGGCATATAACAACTTAGGTATCATTTATAAAGATGTTGGCGAAGTCCAGCAGGCAATAAAATCATTCAGTACAGCCATTAAATTGAGCCCGAATTATGCTGAAGCATTTTTCAACATGGGCGTTTTGCTCGATGAAATTGGCCGTTTTGAGGCAGCGATCAATTGTTTTAACCAAGTAGTACGAATTGATCCAGGATTCAATGGAATATATAATAATTTTGGTATTGTATTTCAGAAAATGGGTCGAACAGAAGATGCTGTACGATGTTTAAATAAAGCGATTGAACTTGAGCCCGATAATGCATATGCATTTCATAATATCGGGATCATATTTTTTCAGAATAATAAATTGCAGTTGGCAATTGATCATACAAAGCAAGCAATAAAATTAACAAATGGAGAGAAACAAAAATATTATTACAATTTATTTGAACAGTTGAGAGCTGCAAGCTGTTGGGATGAATTGGTTGAAATTGAGAAAAGAATTAATGCGATCACGATTAATCAATTGGATGCTGAAAAAATACCGGATGAATCACCATTTTTGGCATTGACACGATCAGAAGACCGTCAACGAAATTTGCGGATTGCCTCCAAATGGAGCGCCTCTATAAGAGATAAAACAAAGCGTTTTCACCGGCCTTTCCAATTTCAGACAAAATCGAAAAACAGAATCATTATCGGTTTTCTTTCAAACCGATTTCGAAATGCAGCCACCGGCCACCTGATGGCTGGTATGTTTAAGTATTTTGATAAAAATAGTTTTGAAACACATTGCTATTCATGGGGAGAAGACGATAACAGCTATTTCAGGAAAACAATTGAGAATAGTGTTGATCGTTTTATCGATATCACAAACCTTGGATTTTTTGATGCAGCTTATCTTATCCATAAAAATAAAGTAGACATCTTATTCGATTTAAAAGGGTTCACCCGCAATAACCGAATGGAAATCTGCTCTTTGAAACCCGCCCCAATTCAAATTGCCTACATGAATTTCAACGGTACGTCAGGATCGAATTATTATGACTATCTGATGGCCGATTCAATAGTTATTCCGGAATCACACCTCAATGATTATTCTGAAAAAATAATTTATATGCCAAATACCTTTATGGTTGCTGACAATGCAATAATGACCCATTTGAAAAAAAAAACCAGGCGAAGTGAAGACTTGCCTGAGGATAAGGTCATTTTATGCTCATTCAACCAGGCCTATAAAATTGAGGCCGAACTTTTCGACTGCTGGATGACGGTTCTGAAAGAAGTCCCCGAAAGTATTCTATGGATGATTGAGGATAGCGATTTGGTGGTCGAAAATCTAAAGCACCGAGCAATAAAAAAAGGGGTTGACCCCAATAGAATCATTTTTTCCCGTCGGATGGACAAACTGGATCATCTGTCAAGGTTGCAGTTGGCGGATTTGGCGCTGGATACATGGACCTGCAATGGGCACACATCCACCGTCGATGCGTTGCTGGCCGGTGTTCCGGTCGTCACAAAGATGGGAAATCACTTTGCATCAAGAGTTTCGGCGAGCATCCTTAAAGCCATTGGTTTGGATTCAATGATCAGCACCGGAAAAAAGGAGTACCAAAATATAATTATCGAAAAGGCCAGGGACAGAAATAAATTGAGCAGCGTGAAGCTTCTTTTGGGAAATTTCAGGACGTCTCAGCCACTGTTCGATACCAAACGTTTTGTTCGGAGTCTGGAATATGGACTACGAGAAATATGGGCAATTTATCGATCAGGTGACAAAGCACAAAATATCAATATCTCCGATATGTTAAGCAATAAATAA
- a CDS encoding tetratricopeptide repeat protein, whose product MTITEDKLETIKDMISNGGQQEALTALTELVDEEKGNSEAHSILGNLYYSSNEKEKALCHYEKSAQLEPDNTNYLKSYADLLYSEKQDAAGALIIYEKLVEQCSGEINTIMMAGHLSVSVGNLEKAVKYYNAALDIEPWNFEAPKFLEAIKRQTEQKQNEVSLETAYQRCLELENLGQTDAAIDALKDITVKNPDFALAYNDLGVLLFRKGNKAKSLEYYEKAVSIDPNNANFQKNLADFYLIEQGEVEKALNIYLSVLTDNPEDIEVLMVAGHICSAMGKFQSASVFYDRILSVEPWNIEASERLNSLKQKMA is encoded by the coding sequence ATGACAATCACTGAAGACAAACTCGAGACAATCAAGGATATGATTTCAAACGGAGGACAGCAGGAGGCATTGACAGCATTGACTGAACTTGTCGATGAGGAAAAGGGCAACTCGGAAGCGCATTCCATTCTGGGAAATTTGTATTATTCATCCAATGAGAAAGAAAAAGCGTTATGTCATTACGAAAAAAGCGCCCAGCTCGAACCCGATAATACGAATTATTTGAAGAGTTATGCCGATCTCCTATACAGCGAAAAACAAGATGCGGCGGGAGCCTTGATAATCTATGAAAAGTTAGTGGAACAGTGCAGCGGTGAAATCAATACAATCATGATGGCGGGTCATCTTTCTGTTTCGGTCGGGAACTTGGAGAAAGCCGTCAAATACTATAATGCCGCATTGGATATCGAGCCATGGAATTTTGAGGCGCCAAAGTTTCTTGAGGCAATCAAACGACAAACCGAACAGAAACAAAACGAGGTCAGTCTGGAGACAGCCTATCAGCGATGTCTGGAATTAGAGAATTTGGGTCAGACCGATGCCGCTATTGATGCGTTGAAGGATATCACTGTCAAAAATCCTGATTTTGCTCTTGCATACAATGATCTCGGTGTTTTGTTGTTCCGAAAAGGAAACAAGGCTAAAAGCCTTGAGTATTATGAGAAAGCCGTATCCATTGATCCGAACAATGCCAATTTTCAGAAAAACCTAGCCGATTTCTACTTGATTGAGCAAGGAGAAGTTGAAAAGGCACTCAATATTTACCTTTCCGTCCTTACAGACAACCCGGAAGATATAGAAGTTCTTATGGTAGCCGGACATATCTGCAGTGCCATGGGAAAATTCCAATCTGCATCCGTTTTTTACGATAGAATATTAAGCGTGGAACCATGGAATATCGAGGCGAGTGAACGGCTTAACTCTCTAAAACAAAAAATGGCATAG
- a CDS encoding sulfotransferase family 2 domain-containing protein, which translates to MICHHYKCIFIHVPKNAGQSVEHIFINLLGLKWKTRAPLLLRYNDMPELGPPRLAHLMADEYVRFKYLTQEMFDDYFKFAFVRNPWSRVVSFYNYLGYNKICDFKTFLMKDFKNKIFKEKYWFVRPQNEFLFSSDGRCLVNFIGKFENIQEGFNYVCEQIKIPKTQLLHINTSSNNTDCFDGKKDNGKKLKLVRYQSYYDKESFEFVFSIYKKDINIFNYNFLN; encoded by the coding sequence ATGATATGTCATCACTACAAGTGCATTTTTATTCATGTTCCAAAAAATGCAGGTCAAAGTGTAGAACATATATTTATCAATCTATTAGGGCTTAAATGGAAAACTCGTGCTCCGCTTTTACTAAGATATAACGATATGCCGGAACTTGGACCACCTCGCCTTGCACACCTGATGGCGGATGAATATGTTCGATTTAAATATTTGACGCAAGAAATGTTTGATGATTACTTCAAGTTTGCTTTTGTCAGAAATCCATGGAGCAGAGTGGTTTCTTTTTACAATTATTTAGGATATAATAAAATATGTGATTTTAAAACTTTTTTAATGAAGGATTTTAAAAATAAAATATTTAAGGAAAAATATTGGTTTGTCCGGCCACAAAACGAATTTCTATTTTCTTCAGATGGAAGATGTTTAGTAAATTTTATAGGTAAGTTTGAAAACATACAGGAGGGGTTCAATTATGTTTGTGAACAAATCAAAATTCCTAAAACTCAGTTACTTCACATCAATACATCCTCTAATAATACTGATTGCTTTGATGGAAAAAAAGATAATGGGAAAAAATTAAAACTGGTTAGATACCAATCTTATTACGACAAAGAATCATTTGAATTTGTATTTTCTATATACAAAAAAGACATAAATATTTTTAACTATAATTTTTTGAATTAA
- a CDS encoding tetratricopeptide repeat protein has product MGGIDTILQNSLYPVTRASLFEEKDATALLEVLVQQQDGLETLSNRFLQTGIDKYTSEDYTEAAKSFEAAISIAPNSSYNSETVQYLVQTYLKLEDTDKAIETYEKAISRNPSDIDLRSKLGQLYYSEERYEESVEQYRTAMELYSNAETRYSYGEALLKVNNYSEAEYQFSQVKRLDPSSYAGDYGMGKMFAQSGEYEKAIEHFEAALKLNPEFYDAYAEIGYAYADDGEIEKAKDVLKELEDLDSSLASTLKSYIDEKEPPQIAFAFAESTFPYKMSKGYQVAAIDSYLENAGAELSMTMKFLFTKSMDPSSIENRFNWNISRATGNNIAETYNFGDTIPSAEINLAPYPDYVLYDEETQTATLGFTIRQNETADGTLDPSHMVFAFKGEDVYGVAMDPEGDEYSGFSRSF; this is encoded by the coding sequence ATGGGTGGCATCGATACGATCTTACAAAATTCACTCTATCCGGTGACTCGGGCAAGTCTTTTTGAAGAGAAAGATGCTACGGCGCTGCTGGAGGTCCTGGTTCAGCAGCAGGACGGCCTCGAGACGCTCTCCAACCGGTTTCTGCAGACCGGGATCGACAAATATACGAGCGAAGATTACACCGAAGCGGCGAAATCATTTGAAGCGGCAATCAGTATCGCTCCCAATTCAAGTTATAACAGTGAGACCGTTCAATATCTTGTTCAGACGTATCTGAAATTGGAAGACACGGATAAGGCGATCGAAACGTACGAAAAGGCCATCTCACGAAATCCCAGCGACATCGATCTGCGCAGCAAATTGGGTCAGTTATACTATTCCGAAGAACGCTATGAAGAGTCGGTCGAACAGTATCGGACCGCCATGGAACTCTATTCCAACGCTGAAACGCGGTATTCATACGGAGAGGCTTTACTGAAGGTAAACAATTACAGCGAGGCCGAATACCAATTCAGTCAGGTGAAACGGCTCGATCCAAGCAGTTATGCAGGCGATTATGGAATGGGAAAGATGTTTGCCCAGTCCGGGGAGTATGAAAAGGCCATTGAACATTTTGAAGCGGCATTGAAGCTGAACCCAGAGTTTTACGATGCGTATGCCGAGATTGGTTATGCCTATGCGGATGACGGAGAAATAGAAAAGGCCAAGGATGTTCTAAAAGAACTTGAAGACCTCGATTCGAGTTTGGCCTCAACACTGAAATCCTATATTGATGAGAAGGAGCCGCCGCAAATTGCCTTCGCATTTGCTGAAAGCACCTTCCCCTATAAAATGTCCAAAGGGTATCAGGTGGCGGCGATCGATTCCTACCTGGAAAATGCCGGTGCCGAACTCAGCATGACCATGAAATTCCTGTTTACCAAATCCATGGACCCATCTTCCATCGAAAATCGTTTTAACTGGAATATCTCACGGGCAACGGGGAACAATATTGCCGAGACCTATAATTTCGGCGATACGATCCCATCAGCCGAGATCAATCTGGCCCCCTATCCGGACTATGTCCTCTATGATGAAGAAACCCAAACCGCAACATTGGGATTCACCATCCGCCAGAATGAAACTGCCGATGGCACCTTGGACCCCTCTCATATGGTTTTTGCCTTCAAGGGTGAGGATGTCTATGGTGTGGCAATGGATCCTGAGGGAGATGAATATAGCGGTTTTTCAAGGTCATTTTAA
- a CDS encoding tetratricopeptide repeat protein, translating to MGKKETIDIHHFQESDESLQTTLEKALTLHKSGHFRKAGKLYADILSVSPNYPAALHLFGILQYDMGRAEAAIPLIQAAIIGNPEQPLYYLDLGNAYLETGDYNHGVRVYRQGLSKFPSNTQLLYNLSITYVNHEKWEEAEDVLNHAIRIDPEWGDAWALLGKVFLVNKKVDQAISCYQRAIEIDGKREDFHFCLGNAWLEKKEFHLASMCYRRAINLKKNFYDAINNLGVATQKSGDVKGAIACYKKAISISPQSSDAYVNLANVLLNQGYEKEVIRLYERAIEVQPDSLPILINLGKLYLRDQNYEKSINCLSRADAISPNDPQTLYLIGRVLLSAGEIRQAIDIFKKVLAIDPGMVSTYISLGNAYRIMESMEEAILNYQKALKHDKRSEAALTNLAIAYRELGDIQSSHSCLDSILEMKDDLGARVKKTMLLPIIYPSNPSIDHTRQKFEKELYELASTGKTLADANEQIGLSNFIVALHGREDERQLRHKIYDFYRRICPDLIWTAPNLKRTCVSGKIRIGFLSNFFRDHTIGRLYRGIIENIDKTKFEVVVFRFDRHSDETAQAIHASADKVVILKKNLKADREYIAGCELDVLFFPEIGMHPLTYYLSFSRMAPVQCKKGFPVTSGVPTIDYFISHAASEPANAQDYYTEELIQLESTGYYYYRPKKPGTIPNRNEYGLPESAKLYACLQSPFKIHPEHDAAIAEILRRDNDGILLLMEGKYHQWKTLLIERFRRTLGPLTDRVYFIPSLDRDQFVALFLMADAVIDSIYFSGGNTSLECFAMGVPVVTWPSPMLPGRLTYGFYKQMNIMTCVASDMNQYVELAIRMANDLSWKDSICREIESKSSILFENISNVKELEETLEKMVAKCW from the coding sequence ATGGGGAAGAAAGAGACGATCGACATTCATCACTTCCAAGAATCTGATGAAAGCCTTCAAACCACGTTAGAAAAGGCGCTAACTCTTCACAAAAGCGGGCATTTTCGAAAAGCGGGTAAGTTGTATGCCGATATTTTGTCAGTTTCGCCCAACTATCCTGCAGCACTGCATCTTTTTGGAATTTTACAGTACGATATGGGGAGGGCTGAGGCGGCAATCCCGTTGATTCAAGCGGCCATCATCGGGAATCCCGAGCAACCGCTCTACTATTTGGATCTGGGAAACGCCTACCTTGAGACTGGTGATTATAATCACGGGGTTCGGGTTTATCGGCAAGGACTCTCGAAATTTCCGTCAAATACTCAGCTCTTATATAACTTATCAATAACTTATGTCAATCATGAGAAATGGGAAGAAGCTGAAGATGTTTTAAATCATGCGATTCGAATCGATCCCGAATGGGGCGATGCCTGGGCTCTTTTAGGGAAGGTATTCTTGGTTAACAAAAAAGTAGACCAAGCAATCTCATGCTATCAACGGGCAATTGAAATAGATGGAAAAAGAGAAGACTTTCATTTTTGTCTGGGCAATGCATGGCTTGAAAAAAAAGAGTTCCATCTTGCCTCGATGTGTTATAGGCGCGCAATTAACTTAAAAAAGAACTTTTACGATGCCATAAACAACTTAGGTGTCGCAACGCAAAAATCGGGTGACGTGAAAGGCGCCATTGCGTGCTACAAAAAAGCTATTTCCATTTCTCCTCAGTCTTCGGATGCTTATGTAAATTTGGCAAATGTCCTGTTAAACCAAGGGTATGAAAAAGAGGTGATTCGACTTTATGAGCGAGCCATTGAAGTTCAGCCTGATTCACTTCCTATTCTCATTAACCTTGGAAAACTCTATTTAAGAGACCAAAATTATGAAAAGTCGATAAATTGTCTCTCTCGGGCGGATGCGATTTCACCGAATGACCCACAAACATTATACCTTATCGGGAGGGTGCTTCTATCAGCAGGTGAAATTCGACAGGCGATCGATATTTTTAAAAAAGTTCTGGCCATTGATCCTGGAATGGTGAGTACATATATCAGCCTTGGTAATGCATACCGAATAATGGAATCAATGGAAGAAGCCATTTTGAATTACCAAAAGGCCCTCAAGCACGATAAACGATCGGAGGCGGCGCTTACCAATTTGGCAATCGCTTATCGAGAGCTCGGCGATATCCAATCATCCCATTCCTGTTTGGATTCAATTTTGGAGATGAAGGATGATTTGGGTGCCCGTGTAAAAAAGACGATGCTGCTGCCAATCATCTATCCTTCCAACCCATCTATCGATCATACCCGCCAGAAATTTGAGAAAGAGTTATACGAATTGGCGTCAACCGGAAAGACTTTGGCCGACGCCAATGAGCAGATCGGTCTTTCCAATTTTATTGTTGCTCTTCACGGAAGGGAGGATGAGCGGCAACTAAGGCATAAAATATACGATTTTTATAGACGGATATGCCCTGATCTTATCTGGACCGCGCCTAACTTAAAAAGGACCTGTGTCTCGGGAAAGATCAGGATTGGATTTCTAAGTAATTTTTTTCGTGATCATACCATTGGTCGGCTTTATCGCGGGATAATAGAAAATATCGACAAAACAAAATTTGAAGTGGTTGTTTTTCGTTTTGATCGCCACTCAGACGAAACCGCCCAAGCCATACACGCCAGTGCGGATAAGGTTGTAATACTGAAAAAGAATTTGAAAGCCGATCGTGAGTACATCGCCGGATGTGAGCTGGATGTTCTGTTTTTTCCAGAAATCGGTATGCACCCGTTGACCTATTACCTTTCTTTTTCACGGATGGCACCGGTTCAATGTAAAAAAGGTTTTCCGGTTACATCAGGCGTTCCAACCATCGATTACTTTATATCCCATGCCGCATCCGAACCCGCCAATGCCCAAGACTATTATACGGAAGAATTGATCCAGCTGGAATCGACGGGGTACTATTATTATCGCCCCAAAAAGCCAGGAACAATCCCCAATAGGAACGAATACGGATTGCCTGAGTCGGCAAAACTGTACGCCTGTCTGCAGAGTCCATTTAAAATTCATCCGGAGCATGATGCCGCCATTGCTGAAATTCTTCGCAGGGACAACGATGGTATCCTTTTGCTGATGGAGGGGAAGTATCACCAATGGAAGACCCTGCTGATAGAAAGGTTCCGGCGGACTTTGGGACCGCTGACCGACAGGGTGTATTTCATTCCATCACTGGATAGGGACCAATTTGTTGCTCTTTTTTTAATGGCTGACGCGGTGATTGATTCGATTTATTTCAGCGGCGGGAATACCAGCCTTGAGTGCTTTGCCATGGGGGTGCCCGTTGTTACCTGGCCCAGTCCGATGCTTCCCGGCAGGCTGACGTACGGTTTTTACAAACAGATGAACATCATGACGTGCGTTGCCAGCGATATGAACCAATATGTTGAGTTGGCAATACGAATGGCGAACGATTTATCATGGAAAGATTCAATATGCAGAGAGATTGAATCGAAGTCATCTATTTTGTTTGAAAACATTTCAAATGTGAAGGAACTAGAAGAAACGCTTGAAAAGATGGTTGCAAAATGCTGGTAA
- a CDS encoding tetratricopeptide repeat protein — translation MALSLIKEGIDENNSQCIYLEGLAHLRLGNFNQAADCLKKLTLQFPENADYHRVLGNVYKQMGKYKDAESELIEGLGYSPQCADIYYDLGTLNQIQGKFGLALKHYQSAILYNPRHPSSLNNMGLIWQISKDKEKAIEAFESAIEADPSFAISYYNLGIIRLGERNFNQAIKCFEKGIKYKPNHVSMRIGLGNAYIGIQKIEKAINNFQIAVILDKNSDKNWFNLGYAQQLNEDFKNAIFSFKKAININGNNSEATLNIGLIYKRLGRTTDALYHLEKAVQLDSNNGIALNHLIIHLLWQCQWDKIEDYHRMINQLTDAQIADRKKPTEDVFLNLIRHDNPELNHTVARAWSQYIQRENNSLKFDFNGIGNGQRKIRVGLLSANFRNHPGADLILGVLENYDRSQFEIFCYGWGNEDDKSPQKQRIVDLCDSFADISMLNDRSAAERIQHEKIQILIDLNGFIKDARVAISAYRPAPLQIRFLGLVGTTGADFFDYMIADDIVVPEQTRPYFSEKLILMPHSYLVNNYRSDNPVEIDPCSDKSQKEPFAFGCFNSAYKLDPTLFNVWLNILDTVPESVLWFMPESARVQINLRKLAKKRGLDPKRIIFLEKLPKADHLKRLSKTDLVLDTRNINGVASTTDALWVGVPVVTLAGNHFGARTSASFLSTMNIPELIVSDLAQYESLAVNLALNPQKLSLIRNKIIKMRLISPLFDTKRYVNYFENALRMVWERYLSGSAPKTMHVVQ, via the coding sequence ATGGCACTATCATTAATTAAAGAAGGCATCGATGAAAATAATAGTCAATGTATATATCTTGAAGGACTTGCCCACTTGCGGTTGGGGAATTTTAATCAAGCCGCTGATTGTTTAAAAAAATTGACCCTGCAATTTCCAGAAAATGCAGACTATCATCGAGTGTTGGGTAATGTATACAAACAAATGGGGAAGTATAAAGACGCAGAATCAGAATTGATTGAAGGACTTGGATATTCACCTCAATGTGCCGACATATATTATGACCTTGGAACTCTTAACCAAATACAAGGTAAGTTTGGATTGGCGTTAAAACATTATCAGTCTGCAATTTTATATAATCCAAGACATCCGTCGTCTCTGAATAATATGGGATTGATATGGCAAATTTCGAAAGACAAAGAAAAGGCTATTGAAGCGTTTGAATCCGCAATTGAAGCTGATCCATCATTTGCGATTAGTTACTACAATTTAGGTATTATAAGATTAGGTGAACGTAATTTTAATCAGGCCATTAAGTGCTTTGAAAAAGGAATTAAATACAAACCAAATCATGTCTCAATGAGAATTGGTTTGGGAAATGCTTATATTGGCATACAAAAAATTGAAAAGGCTATCAACAATTTTCAAATAGCTGTTATTCTTGATAAGAATAGTGATAAAAATTGGTTTAATTTGGGATATGCTCAACAGCTAAATGAAGATTTTAAAAATGCGATTTTTTCTTTTAAAAAAGCGATTAATATTAACGGGAATAATTCAGAAGCTACACTTAATATAGGGTTAATATATAAACGACTCGGTCGTACAACCGATGCGCTATATCATCTTGAAAAAGCGGTTCAATTGGATTCAAATAATGGTATTGCATTAAACCATTTAATCATTCATTTACTATGGCAATGCCAATGGGATAAAATTGAAGATTATCATCGAATGATCAATCAATTGACAGATGCTCAAATCGCTGACCGGAAGAAACCTACCGAAGATGTATTCTTAAACCTGATACGGCATGACAACCCAGAATTGAACCATACCGTGGCAAGGGCGTGGAGTCAGTACATTCAAAGAGAAAACAATTCCTTAAAATTCGATTTCAATGGAATCGGTAACGGCCAACGAAAAATCAGAGTCGGTTTACTTTCCGCCAATTTCCGAAATCATCCAGGTGCAGACTTGATTTTGGGAGTTTTAGAAAATTATGACCGGTCCCAATTTGAAATATTTTGTTATGGATGGGGAAATGAAGATGACAAAAGTCCGCAAAAGCAAAGGATTGTCGACTTATGTGATTCTTTTGCCGATATATCAATGTTGAATGATCGAAGTGCTGCCGAGCGGATTCAACATGAGAAGATACAAATCCTGATCGACCTCAATGGATTCATCAAAGACGCAAGAGTTGCCATCAGTGCCTACCGGCCAGCGCCCTTACAAATCCGGTTTCTCGGGCTAGTGGGTACGACCGGAGCCGATTTTTTCGATTATATGATTGCTGACGACATTGTTGTACCAGAACAGACGCGCCCCTATTTTTCTGAAAAACTGATTTTGATGCCCCATAGCTATCTGGTTAATAACTACCGCAGCGACAATCCTGTGGAGATCGATCCTTGCAGTGACAAATCGCAAAAAGAGCCATTTGCTTTCGGCTGTTTCAATTCGGCTTATAAATTAGATCCGACGTTGTTTAATGTTTGGCTGAACATTCTCGATACAGTTCCTGAGAGTGTATTGTGGTTCATGCCTGAAAGTGCAAGGGTACAGATAAACCTGAGAAAATTGGCGAAAAAAAGAGGACTCGACCCCAAGAGGATCATTTTCTTGGAAAAATTACCCAAGGCAGATCACCTTAAACGGCTATCCAAAACCGATCTTGTACTTGATACCCGCAATATTAATGGTGTCGCTTCAACCACCGATGCGTTGTGGGTCGGAGTCCCTGTCGTTACGCTAGCCGGCAACCATTTTGGTGCCCGAACTTCTGCCAGCTTTCTTTCTACAATGAACATTCCTGAGTTGATTGTCTCTGATTTGGCTCAATATGAGAGCCTTGCTGTCAACCTGGCCCTCAATCCGCAAAAATTATCGCTGATCAGGAACAAAATAATAAAAATGCGTTTAATTTCACCCCTATTTGATACGAAACGATATGTTAACTATTTTGAAAATGCCTTGCGTATGGTTTGGGAACGATATTTAAGCGGAAGCGCCCCAAAAACCATGCATGTCGTTCAATAG